A region of Lycium barbarum isolate Lr01 chromosome 3, ASM1917538v2, whole genome shotgun sequence DNA encodes the following proteins:
- the LOC132629841 gene encoding uncharacterized protein LOC132629841 isoform X2: MQIAEKLKPKKRKSQNNATDESPAPSMPEKVSGGESPAGISVSLFDYSVENHFKAVDTISKLTGVPEIDDTDKDELNRLASSITFLTEWRYLNYESREVKFACENENSKGKDVVGEISLPQFSSAEVPKKQLVNEQPVPKESSKDFVMYVGGLVWGMDWCPQAYENRDAHIKSEFVAIAPYPPDSSHHKIGAPLTGRGVIQIWCLLDLIQTDSFVKEDYLAQVNKKTNQDPTKREAAKGETSGPQKPKGRPRKNPDEAVKGESSGPKKPRGRPRKNPDEAVKEEASGPRKPRGRPRKKPVTESLGDRDCDDLNLQPLAIEYPQQSTELPVDLSCGNMIKAQVDFGQNQERSVNAASLDSQLIASKRRGVRNKARLKGQTENSGVTSLTQDVAEESPVVGGVRNKARLKGQTENSGVTSLTQDVAEGSPVVSSQTYASNGLVSAGSNESGASAKRRKKGKQRMENQTHDSTLPLLMQDVDEESPNMSQIPESPGIVSSRFDENGSHIMQHIPTDVSLPRMVLCLAHNGKIARDVKWRPLNHRDVSRHRMGYLAVILGNGALEVWEVPFPHTIKAVYPSLQKKGTDPRFLKLQPVLRCSMLTCSDGQSIPLTVEWSASPPHDMILVGYHDGVVALWKFSANNSSKDTRPLLCFSADTGPIRALSWAPFESDSGSANIIITAGHKGLKFWDLRDPFRPLRDYNVGQGVNISGVDWLPEPRFIVISCDDGTLKILSLPKAAYDVPVTGNLLVGTKQQGFHNFTRSLLAIWSVQASPVTGMVAYCGADGTAARFQMTSRMVSDAMRNRTPHFLCGSFSEAESGITVVTPVPNIPFRMIYSGKQWRDATPRSPHGVNRAIEQSDQQPLALCYGNDPNVDGGSDDELVAQKSNQTSNTKTKTTSKSTEAVEEERKRLKEKFEVLPPKNLSINRVRWNINKGSERWLCYGGTAGLVRCLKIDLYTV; the protein is encoded by the exons ATGCAAATCGCCGAGAAATTGAAACCTAAGAAGCGAAAATCACAAAACAATGCTACTGACGAATCTCCGGCACCGTCCATGCCGGAAAAAGTTTCCGGCGGAGAATCTCCGGCGGGAATCTCGGTCTCATTGTTCGATTATTCAGTTGAGAATCACTTTAAAGCAGTTGATACTATTTCTAAACTCACCGGCGTACCGGAAATTGATGATACTGATAAAGATGAACTTAATCGCTTAGCTTCCTCCATCACATTCTTAAC AGAATGGCGATATCTCAATTACGAAAGCAGAGAAGTTAAATTTGCTTGTGAGAATGAGAATTCTAAAGGAAAAGATGTGGTTGGTGAAATAAGTTTGCCTCAATTCTCTTCGGCGGAGGTTCCGAAG aagcAGTTGGTGAATGAGCAGCCAGTTCCGAAGGAATCGAG CAAAGACTTTGTAATGTATGTTGGAGGTCTGGTGTGGGGGATGGACTGGTGTCCCCAAGCTTATGAAAATAGGGATGCTCATATCAAAAGTGAG TTTGTTGCAATTGCTCCTTATCCTCCTGATTCATCACATCACAAGATTGGTGCCCCACTTACAGGCAGAGGTGTGATTCAGATATGGTGTCTGTTAGATCTCATTCAAACAGATTCTTTTGTGAAAGAAGATTATTTAGCTCAGGTTAACAAAAAGACAAATCAAGATCCGACAAAACGTGAAGCAGCTAAGGGAGAAACATCTGGACCTCAAAAACCTAAAGGAAGACCGAGAAAGAACCCTGATGAAGCAGTTAAGGGGGAATCATCTGGACCTAAAAAACCTAGAGGAAGACCGAGAAAGAACCCTGATGAAGCAGTTAAGGAAGAAGCATCCGGACCTCGAAAACCACGAGGCAGACCTAGAAAGAAACCTGTAACTGAATCTTTAGGTGATAGAGATTGTGACGACCTCAATTTACAACCTCTTGCCATAGAGTACCCGCAGCAATCAACTGAACTTCCTGTAGATTTGTCTTGCGGAAATATGATTAAAGCCCAAGTTGATTTTGGGCAAAATCAAGAAAGATCTGTTAATGCGGCATCTCTAGATTCTCAGCTTATTGCTTCAAAGAGGAGAGGGGTGAGAAATAAGGCAAGATTGAAAGGTCAAACTGAGAATTCTGGTGTGACTTCGTTAACACAAGATGTTGCTGAAGAGTCTCCAGTTGTGGGAGGGGTGAGAAATAAGGCAAGATTGAAAGGTCAAACTGAGAATTCTGGTGTGACTTCGTTAACACAAGATGTTGCTGAAGGGTCTCCAGTTGTGAGTTCCCAGACATATGCTAGCAATGGTCTTGTTTCAGCAGGGTCCAATGAGAGTGGTGCCTCtgcaaagagaagaaaaaaaggaaaacaaagaatGGAAAACCAAACCCATGATTCTACCTTGCCCTTGCTAATGCAAGATGTGGATGAAGAATCTCCCAACATGTCCCAAATACCTGAGAGCCCTGGCATTGTTTCCTCACGGTTTGATGAGAATGGTTCTCATATAATGCAGCACATACCAACGGATGTTTCTCTACCTAGAATGGTATTATGTTTAGCTCACAATGGAAAAATAGCAAGGGATGTTAAATGGAGGCCTTTAAATCATCGTGATGTCTCCAGACATAGAATGGGTTATCTTGCTGTGATACTGGGAAATGGAGCTTTAGAAGT GTGGGAGGTTCCTTTTCCTCATACAATTAAAGCTGTCTATCCTTCACTTCAAAAGAAGGGTACTGACCCTCGTTTCCTGAAATTGCAACCTGTACTCAGATGTTCAATGCTGACGTGCTCTGATGGGCAAAG CATTCCGTTAACAGTGGAGTGGTCTGCTTCACCTCCGCATGATATGATTCTCGTTGGATATCATGATGGAGTG GTTGCCTTGTGGAAGTTTTCAGCCAATAATTCATCTAAAG ACACGAGGCCTTTGCTTTGCTTCAGTGCAGATACAGGTCCTATTCGGGCGCTTTCCTGGGCACCGTTTGAAAG TGATTCCGGGAGTGCAAACATTATCATCACAGCTGGTCACAAGGGGCTGAAATTTTGGGACTTAAG GGATCCCTTCCGTCCTTTGCGGGATTATAACGTGGGCCAGGGAGTGAATATAAGCGGTGTGGATTGGTTGCCAGAGCCAAG ATTTATCGTAATATCATGTGATGATGGGACACTAAAGATCCTGAGCTTGCCGAAGGCTGCATATGATGTACCTGTCACAGGAAACCTTTTAGTTGGGACGAAACAACAGGGATTCCATAATTTCACTCGGTCTCTACTTGCGATATGGAGTGTGCAAGCTTCTCCAGTAACAG GCATGGTTGCATATTGTGGGGCAGATGGTACAGCTGCTCGGTTTCAG ATGACTAGCAGAATGGTGAGTGATGCTATGAGGAATCGTACCCCACATTTTCTGTGTGGATCATTTTCCGAGGCTGAATCAGGTATCACTGTCGTTACTCCAGTGCCAAATATTCCCTTTCGAATGATCTACTCAGGGAAACAGTGGCGTGATGCCACCCCGAGATCTCCACATGGTGTCAACCGAGCGATAGAGCAATCAGATCAACAGCCGCTGG CTCTATGTTATGGCAATGATCCGAACGTTGACGGAGGATCAGATGACGAGTTAGTGGCTCAGAAAAGTAATCAAACGTCCaacacaaaaacaaaaaccaCGAGCAAGAGTACGGAAGCTGTTGAAGAAGAGCGAAAAAGATTGAAGGAGAAATTCGAAGTGTTGCCTCCCAAAAATTTGTCGATCAATCGAGTAAGATGGAATATCAACAAAGGTAGTGAGAGATGGCTATGCTACGGAGGAACTGCCGGGCTGGTACGCTGTCTAAAGATTGATTTATATACTGTTTGA
- the LOC132629841 gene encoding uncharacterized protein LOC132629841 isoform X1, protein MQIAEKLKPKKRKSQNNATDESPAPSMPEKVSGGESPAGISVSLFDYSVENHFKAVDTISKLTGVPEIDDTDKDELNRLASSITFLTEWRYLNYESREVKFACENENSKGKDVVGEISLPQFSSAEVPKKQLVNEQPVPKESSKDFVMYVGGLVWGMDWCPQAYENRDAHIKSEFVAIAPYPPDSSHHKIGAPLTGRGVIQIWCLLDLIQTDSFVKEDYLAQVNKKTNQDPTKREAAKGETSGPQKPKGRPRKNPDEAVKGESSGPKKPRGRPRKNPDEAVKEEASGPRKPRGRPRKKPVTESLGDRDCDDLNLQPLAIEYPQQSTELPVDLSCGNMIKAQVDFGQNQERSVNAASLDSQLIASKRRGVRNKARLKGQTENSGVTSLTQDVAEESPVVGGVRNKARLKGQTENSGVTSLTQDVAEGSPVVSSQTYASNGLVSAGSNESGASAKRRKKGKQRMENQTHDSTLPLLMQDVDEESPNMSQIPESPGIVSSRFDENGSHIMQHIPTDVSLPRMVLCLAHNGKIARDVKWRPLNHRDVSRHRMGYLAVILGNGALEVWEVPFPHTIKAVYPSLQKKGTDPRFLKLQPVLRCSMLTCSDGQSIPLTVEWSASPPHDMILVGYHDGVVALWKFSANNSSKVFLPADTRPLLCFSADTGPIRALSWAPFESDSGSANIIITAGHKGLKFWDLRDPFRPLRDYNVGQGVNISGVDWLPEPRFIVISCDDGTLKILSLPKAAYDVPVTGNLLVGTKQQGFHNFTRSLLAIWSVQASPVTGMVAYCGADGTAARFQMTSRMVSDAMRNRTPHFLCGSFSEAESGITVVTPVPNIPFRMIYSGKQWRDATPRSPHGVNRAIEQSDQQPLALCYGNDPNVDGGSDDELVAQKSNQTSNTKTKTTSKSTEAVEEERKRLKEKFEVLPPKNLSINRVRWNINKGSERWLCYGGTAGLVRCLKIDLYTV, encoded by the exons ATGCAAATCGCCGAGAAATTGAAACCTAAGAAGCGAAAATCACAAAACAATGCTACTGACGAATCTCCGGCACCGTCCATGCCGGAAAAAGTTTCCGGCGGAGAATCTCCGGCGGGAATCTCGGTCTCATTGTTCGATTATTCAGTTGAGAATCACTTTAAAGCAGTTGATACTATTTCTAAACTCACCGGCGTACCGGAAATTGATGATACTGATAAAGATGAACTTAATCGCTTAGCTTCCTCCATCACATTCTTAAC AGAATGGCGATATCTCAATTACGAAAGCAGAGAAGTTAAATTTGCTTGTGAGAATGAGAATTCTAAAGGAAAAGATGTGGTTGGTGAAATAAGTTTGCCTCAATTCTCTTCGGCGGAGGTTCCGAAG aagcAGTTGGTGAATGAGCAGCCAGTTCCGAAGGAATCGAG CAAAGACTTTGTAATGTATGTTGGAGGTCTGGTGTGGGGGATGGACTGGTGTCCCCAAGCTTATGAAAATAGGGATGCTCATATCAAAAGTGAG TTTGTTGCAATTGCTCCTTATCCTCCTGATTCATCACATCACAAGATTGGTGCCCCACTTACAGGCAGAGGTGTGATTCAGATATGGTGTCTGTTAGATCTCATTCAAACAGATTCTTTTGTGAAAGAAGATTATTTAGCTCAGGTTAACAAAAAGACAAATCAAGATCCGACAAAACGTGAAGCAGCTAAGGGAGAAACATCTGGACCTCAAAAACCTAAAGGAAGACCGAGAAAGAACCCTGATGAAGCAGTTAAGGGGGAATCATCTGGACCTAAAAAACCTAGAGGAAGACCGAGAAAGAACCCTGATGAAGCAGTTAAGGAAGAAGCATCCGGACCTCGAAAACCACGAGGCAGACCTAGAAAGAAACCTGTAACTGAATCTTTAGGTGATAGAGATTGTGACGACCTCAATTTACAACCTCTTGCCATAGAGTACCCGCAGCAATCAACTGAACTTCCTGTAGATTTGTCTTGCGGAAATATGATTAAAGCCCAAGTTGATTTTGGGCAAAATCAAGAAAGATCTGTTAATGCGGCATCTCTAGATTCTCAGCTTATTGCTTCAAAGAGGAGAGGGGTGAGAAATAAGGCAAGATTGAAAGGTCAAACTGAGAATTCTGGTGTGACTTCGTTAACACAAGATGTTGCTGAAGAGTCTCCAGTTGTGGGAGGGGTGAGAAATAAGGCAAGATTGAAAGGTCAAACTGAGAATTCTGGTGTGACTTCGTTAACACAAGATGTTGCTGAAGGGTCTCCAGTTGTGAGTTCCCAGACATATGCTAGCAATGGTCTTGTTTCAGCAGGGTCCAATGAGAGTGGTGCCTCtgcaaagagaagaaaaaaaggaaaacaaagaatGGAAAACCAAACCCATGATTCTACCTTGCCCTTGCTAATGCAAGATGTGGATGAAGAATCTCCCAACATGTCCCAAATACCTGAGAGCCCTGGCATTGTTTCCTCACGGTTTGATGAGAATGGTTCTCATATAATGCAGCACATACCAACGGATGTTTCTCTACCTAGAATGGTATTATGTTTAGCTCACAATGGAAAAATAGCAAGGGATGTTAAATGGAGGCCTTTAAATCATCGTGATGTCTCCAGACATAGAATGGGTTATCTTGCTGTGATACTGGGAAATGGAGCTTTAGAAGT GTGGGAGGTTCCTTTTCCTCATACAATTAAAGCTGTCTATCCTTCACTTCAAAAGAAGGGTACTGACCCTCGTTTCCTGAAATTGCAACCTGTACTCAGATGTTCAATGCTGACGTGCTCTGATGGGCAAAG CATTCCGTTAACAGTGGAGTGGTCTGCTTCACCTCCGCATGATATGATTCTCGTTGGATATCATGATGGAGTG GTTGCCTTGTGGAAGTTTTCAGCCAATAATTCATCTAAAG TCTTTTTGCCTGCAGACACGAGGCCTTTGCTTTGCTTCAGTGCAGATACAGGTCCTATTCGGGCGCTTTCCTGGGCACCGTTTGAAAG TGATTCCGGGAGTGCAAACATTATCATCACAGCTGGTCACAAGGGGCTGAAATTTTGGGACTTAAG GGATCCCTTCCGTCCTTTGCGGGATTATAACGTGGGCCAGGGAGTGAATATAAGCGGTGTGGATTGGTTGCCAGAGCCAAG ATTTATCGTAATATCATGTGATGATGGGACACTAAAGATCCTGAGCTTGCCGAAGGCTGCATATGATGTACCTGTCACAGGAAACCTTTTAGTTGGGACGAAACAACAGGGATTCCATAATTTCACTCGGTCTCTACTTGCGATATGGAGTGTGCAAGCTTCTCCAGTAACAG GCATGGTTGCATATTGTGGGGCAGATGGTACAGCTGCTCGGTTTCAG ATGACTAGCAGAATGGTGAGTGATGCTATGAGGAATCGTACCCCACATTTTCTGTGTGGATCATTTTCCGAGGCTGAATCAGGTATCACTGTCGTTACTCCAGTGCCAAATATTCCCTTTCGAATGATCTACTCAGGGAAACAGTGGCGTGATGCCACCCCGAGATCTCCACATGGTGTCAACCGAGCGATAGAGCAATCAGATCAACAGCCGCTGG CTCTATGTTATGGCAATGATCCGAACGTTGACGGAGGATCAGATGACGAGTTAGTGGCTCAGAAAAGTAATCAAACGTCCaacacaaaaacaaaaaccaCGAGCAAGAGTACGGAAGCTGTTGAAGAAGAGCGAAAAAGATTGAAGGAGAAATTCGAAGTGTTGCCTCCCAAAAATTTGTCGATCAATCGAGTAAGATGGAATATCAACAAAGGTAGTGAGAGATGGCTATGCTACGGAGGAACTGCCGGGCTGGTACGCTGTCTAAAGATTGATTTATATACTGTTTGA
- the LOC132629841 gene encoding uncharacterized protein LOC132629841 isoform X3, whose product MLEVWCGGWTGVPKLMKIGMLISKFVAIAPYPPDSSHHKIGAPLTGRGVIQIWCLLDLIQTDSFVKEDYLAQVNKKTNQDPTKREAAKGETSGPQKPKGRPRKNPDEAVKGESSGPKKPRGRPRKNPDEAVKEEASGPRKPRGRPRKKPVTESLGDRDCDDLNLQPLAIEYPQQSTELPVDLSCGNMIKAQVDFGQNQERSVNAASLDSQLIASKRRGVRNKARLKGQTENSGVTSLTQDVAEESPVVGGVRNKARLKGQTENSGVTSLTQDVAEGSPVVSSQTYASNGLVSAGSNESGASAKRRKKGKQRMENQTHDSTLPLLMQDVDEESPNMSQIPESPGIVSSRFDENGSHIMQHIPTDVSLPRMVLCLAHNGKIARDVKWRPLNHRDVSRHRMGYLAVILGNGALEVWEVPFPHTIKAVYPSLQKKGTDPRFLKLQPVLRCSMLTCSDGQSIPLTVEWSASPPHDMILVGYHDGVVALWKFSANNSSKVFLPADTRPLLCFSADTGPIRALSWAPFESDSGSANIIITAGHKGLKFWDLRDPFRPLRDYNVGQGVNISGVDWLPEPRFIVISCDDGTLKILSLPKAAYDVPVTGNLLVGTKQQGFHNFTRSLLAIWSVQASPVTGMVAYCGADGTAARFQMTSRMVSDAMRNRTPHFLCGSFSEAESGITVVTPVPNIPFRMIYSGKQWRDATPRSPHGVNRAIEQSDQQPLALCYGNDPNVDGGSDDELVAQKSNQTSNTKTKTTSKSTEAVEEERKRLKEKFEVLPPKNLSINRVRWNINKGSERWLCYGGTAGLVRCLKIDLYTV is encoded by the exons ATGTTGGAGGTCTGGTGTGGGGGATGGACTGGTGTCCCCAAGCTTATGAAAATAGGGATGCTCATATCAAAA TTTGTTGCAATTGCTCCTTATCCTCCTGATTCATCACATCACAAGATTGGTGCCCCACTTACAGGCAGAGGTGTGATTCAGATATGGTGTCTGTTAGATCTCATTCAAACAGATTCTTTTGTGAAAGAAGATTATTTAGCTCAGGTTAACAAAAAGACAAATCAAGATCCGACAAAACGTGAAGCAGCTAAGGGAGAAACATCTGGACCTCAAAAACCTAAAGGAAGACCGAGAAAGAACCCTGATGAAGCAGTTAAGGGGGAATCATCTGGACCTAAAAAACCTAGAGGAAGACCGAGAAAGAACCCTGATGAAGCAGTTAAGGAAGAAGCATCCGGACCTCGAAAACCACGAGGCAGACCTAGAAAGAAACCTGTAACTGAATCTTTAGGTGATAGAGATTGTGACGACCTCAATTTACAACCTCTTGCCATAGAGTACCCGCAGCAATCAACTGAACTTCCTGTAGATTTGTCTTGCGGAAATATGATTAAAGCCCAAGTTGATTTTGGGCAAAATCAAGAAAGATCTGTTAATGCGGCATCTCTAGATTCTCAGCTTATTGCTTCAAAGAGGAGAGGGGTGAGAAATAAGGCAAGATTGAAAGGTCAAACTGAGAATTCTGGTGTGACTTCGTTAACACAAGATGTTGCTGAAGAGTCTCCAGTTGTGGGAGGGGTGAGAAATAAGGCAAGATTGAAAGGTCAAACTGAGAATTCTGGTGTGACTTCGTTAACACAAGATGTTGCTGAAGGGTCTCCAGTTGTGAGTTCCCAGACATATGCTAGCAATGGTCTTGTTTCAGCAGGGTCCAATGAGAGTGGTGCCTCtgcaaagagaagaaaaaaaggaaaacaaagaatGGAAAACCAAACCCATGATTCTACCTTGCCCTTGCTAATGCAAGATGTGGATGAAGAATCTCCCAACATGTCCCAAATACCTGAGAGCCCTGGCATTGTTTCCTCACGGTTTGATGAGAATGGTTCTCATATAATGCAGCACATACCAACGGATGTTTCTCTACCTAGAATGGTATTATGTTTAGCTCACAATGGAAAAATAGCAAGGGATGTTAAATGGAGGCCTTTAAATCATCGTGATGTCTCCAGACATAGAATGGGTTATCTTGCTGTGATACTGGGAAATGGAGCTTTAGAAGT GTGGGAGGTTCCTTTTCCTCATACAATTAAAGCTGTCTATCCTTCACTTCAAAAGAAGGGTACTGACCCTCGTTTCCTGAAATTGCAACCTGTACTCAGATGTTCAATGCTGACGTGCTCTGATGGGCAAAG CATTCCGTTAACAGTGGAGTGGTCTGCTTCACCTCCGCATGATATGATTCTCGTTGGATATCATGATGGAGTG GTTGCCTTGTGGAAGTTTTCAGCCAATAATTCATCTAAAG TCTTTTTGCCTGCAGACACGAGGCCTTTGCTTTGCTTCAGTGCAGATACAGGTCCTATTCGGGCGCTTTCCTGGGCACCGTTTGAAAG TGATTCCGGGAGTGCAAACATTATCATCACAGCTGGTCACAAGGGGCTGAAATTTTGGGACTTAAG GGATCCCTTCCGTCCTTTGCGGGATTATAACGTGGGCCAGGGAGTGAATATAAGCGGTGTGGATTGGTTGCCAGAGCCAAG ATTTATCGTAATATCATGTGATGATGGGACACTAAAGATCCTGAGCTTGCCGAAGGCTGCATATGATGTACCTGTCACAGGAAACCTTTTAGTTGGGACGAAACAACAGGGATTCCATAATTTCACTCGGTCTCTACTTGCGATATGGAGTGTGCAAGCTTCTCCAGTAACAG GCATGGTTGCATATTGTGGGGCAGATGGTACAGCTGCTCGGTTTCAG ATGACTAGCAGAATGGTGAGTGATGCTATGAGGAATCGTACCCCACATTTTCTGTGTGGATCATTTTCCGAGGCTGAATCAGGTATCACTGTCGTTACTCCAGTGCCAAATATTCCCTTTCGAATGATCTACTCAGGGAAACAGTGGCGTGATGCCACCCCGAGATCTCCACATGGTGTCAACCGAGCGATAGAGCAATCAGATCAACAGCCGCTGG CTCTATGTTATGGCAATGATCCGAACGTTGACGGAGGATCAGATGACGAGTTAGTGGCTCAGAAAAGTAATCAAACGTCCaacacaaaaacaaaaaccaCGAGCAAGAGTACGGAAGCTGTTGAAGAAGAGCGAAAAAGATTGAAGGAGAAATTCGAAGTGTTGCCTCCCAAAAATTTGTCGATCAATCGAGTAAGATGGAATATCAACAAAGGTAGTGAGAGATGGCTATGCTACGGAGGAACTGCCGGGCTGGTACGCTGTCTAAAGATTGATTTATATACTGTTTGA
- the LOC132629841 gene encoding uncharacterized protein LOC132629841 isoform X4: MQIAEKLKPKKRKSQNNATDESPAPSMPEKVSGGESPAGISVSLFDYSVENHFKAVDTISKLTGVPEIDDTDKDELNRLASSITFLTEWRYLNYESREVKFACENENSKGKDVVGEISLPQFSSAEVPKKQLVNEQPVPKESSKDFVMYVGGLVWGMDWCPQAYENRDAHIKSEFVAIAPYPPDSSHHKIGAPLTGRGVIQIWCLLDLIQTDSFVKEDYLAQVNKKTNQDPTKREAAKGETSGPQKPKGRPRKNPDEAVKGESSGPKKPRGRPRKNPDEAVKEEASGPRKPRGRPRKKPVTESLGDRDCDDLNLQPLAIEYPQQSTELPVDLSCGNMIKAQVDFGQNQERSVNAASLDSQLIASKRRGVRNKARLKGQTENSGVTSLTQDVAEESPVVGGVRNKARLKGQTENSGVTSLTQDVAEGSPVVSSQTYASNGLVSAGSNESGASAKRRKKGKQRMENQTHDSTLPLLMQDVDEESPNMSQIPESPGIVSSRFDENGSHIMQHIPTDVSLPRMVLCLAHNGKIARDVKWRPLNHRDVSRHRMGYLAVILGNGALEVWEVPFPHTIKAVYPSLQKKGTDPRFLKLQPVLRCSMLTCSDGQSIPLTVEWSASPPHDMILVGYHDGVVALWKFSANNSSKVFLPADTRPLLCFSADTGPIRALSWAPFESDSGSANIIITAGHKGLKFWDLRDPFRPLRDYNVGQGVNISGVDWLPEPRFIVISCDDGTLKILSLPKAAYDVPVTGNLLVGTKQQGFHNFTRSLLAIWSVQASPVTGMVAYCGADGTAARFQALFILPLLYSDD; encoded by the exons ATGCAAATCGCCGAGAAATTGAAACCTAAGAAGCGAAAATCACAAAACAATGCTACTGACGAATCTCCGGCACCGTCCATGCCGGAAAAAGTTTCCGGCGGAGAATCTCCGGCGGGAATCTCGGTCTCATTGTTCGATTATTCAGTTGAGAATCACTTTAAAGCAGTTGATACTATTTCTAAACTCACCGGCGTACCGGAAATTGATGATACTGATAAAGATGAACTTAATCGCTTAGCTTCCTCCATCACATTCTTAAC AGAATGGCGATATCTCAATTACGAAAGCAGAGAAGTTAAATTTGCTTGTGAGAATGAGAATTCTAAAGGAAAAGATGTGGTTGGTGAAATAAGTTTGCCTCAATTCTCTTCGGCGGAGGTTCCGAAG aagcAGTTGGTGAATGAGCAGCCAGTTCCGAAGGAATCGAG CAAAGACTTTGTAATGTATGTTGGAGGTCTGGTGTGGGGGATGGACTGGTGTCCCCAAGCTTATGAAAATAGGGATGCTCATATCAAAAGTGAG TTTGTTGCAATTGCTCCTTATCCTCCTGATTCATCACATCACAAGATTGGTGCCCCACTTACAGGCAGAGGTGTGATTCAGATATGGTGTCTGTTAGATCTCATTCAAACAGATTCTTTTGTGAAAGAAGATTATTTAGCTCAGGTTAACAAAAAGACAAATCAAGATCCGACAAAACGTGAAGCAGCTAAGGGAGAAACATCTGGACCTCAAAAACCTAAAGGAAGACCGAGAAAGAACCCTGATGAAGCAGTTAAGGGGGAATCATCTGGACCTAAAAAACCTAGAGGAAGACCGAGAAAGAACCCTGATGAAGCAGTTAAGGAAGAAGCATCCGGACCTCGAAAACCACGAGGCAGACCTAGAAAGAAACCTGTAACTGAATCTTTAGGTGATAGAGATTGTGACGACCTCAATTTACAACCTCTTGCCATAGAGTACCCGCAGCAATCAACTGAACTTCCTGTAGATTTGTCTTGCGGAAATATGATTAAAGCCCAAGTTGATTTTGGGCAAAATCAAGAAAGATCTGTTAATGCGGCATCTCTAGATTCTCAGCTTATTGCTTCAAAGAGGAGAGGGGTGAGAAATAAGGCAAGATTGAAAGGTCAAACTGAGAATTCTGGTGTGACTTCGTTAACACAAGATGTTGCTGAAGAGTCTCCAGTTGTGGGAGGGGTGAGAAATAAGGCAAGATTGAAAGGTCAAACTGAGAATTCTGGTGTGACTTCGTTAACACAAGATGTTGCTGAAGGGTCTCCAGTTGTGAGTTCCCAGACATATGCTAGCAATGGTCTTGTTTCAGCAGGGTCCAATGAGAGTGGTGCCTCtgcaaagagaagaaaaaaaggaaaacaaagaatGGAAAACCAAACCCATGATTCTACCTTGCCCTTGCTAATGCAAGATGTGGATGAAGAATCTCCCAACATGTCCCAAATACCTGAGAGCCCTGGCATTGTTTCCTCACGGTTTGATGAGAATGGTTCTCATATAATGCAGCACATACCAACGGATGTTTCTCTACCTAGAATGGTATTATGTTTAGCTCACAATGGAAAAATAGCAAGGGATGTTAAATGGAGGCCTTTAAATCATCGTGATGTCTCCAGACATAGAATGGGTTATCTTGCTGTGATACTGGGAAATGGAGCTTTAGAAGT GTGGGAGGTTCCTTTTCCTCATACAATTAAAGCTGTCTATCCTTCACTTCAAAAGAAGGGTACTGACCCTCGTTTCCTGAAATTGCAACCTGTACTCAGATGTTCAATGCTGACGTGCTCTGATGGGCAAAG CATTCCGTTAACAGTGGAGTGGTCTGCTTCACCTCCGCATGATATGATTCTCGTTGGATATCATGATGGAGTG GTTGCCTTGTGGAAGTTTTCAGCCAATAATTCATCTAAAG TCTTTTTGCCTGCAGACACGAGGCCTTTGCTTTGCTTCAGTGCAGATACAGGTCCTATTCGGGCGCTTTCCTGGGCACCGTTTGAAAG TGATTCCGGGAGTGCAAACATTATCATCACAGCTGGTCACAAGGGGCTGAAATTTTGGGACTTAAG GGATCCCTTCCGTCCTTTGCGGGATTATAACGTGGGCCAGGGAGTGAATATAAGCGGTGTGGATTGGTTGCCAGAGCCAAG ATTTATCGTAATATCATGTGATGATGGGACACTAAAGATCCTGAGCTTGCCGAAGGCTGCATATGATGTACCTGTCACAGGAAACCTTTTAGTTGGGACGAAACAACAGGGATTCCATAATTTCACTCGGTCTCTACTTGCGATATGGAGTGTGCAAGCTTCTCCAGTAACAG GCATGGTTGCATATTGTGGGGCAGATGGTACAGCTGCTCGGTTTCAG GCCTTATTTATATTACCATTATTATACTCAGATGACTAG